In a single window of the Tachyglossus aculeatus isolate mTacAcu1 chromosome 14, mTacAcu1.pri, whole genome shotgun sequence genome:
- the SOCS4 gene encoding suppressor of cytokine signaling 4: protein MAEPADGLPAAAAADARPKTPRSRSADRKDGYVWSGKKLSWSRRGEARPEAAAAGASGAREGKPAEPDGPRLPGRSLKQKLQDAVGQCFPLRPCGGRHASLALPAKRKIHISELLLDQCPFPPRSDLAFRWHLIKRHTAPPSPRPDPGPGAGAAGSDDEEEEEEEDEEDEDEEAAGTPPASRPRGGPRPETPPRYHSQIDYVHCLVPDLLRINNNPCYWGVMDKYAAEALLDGKPEGTFLLRDSAQEDYLFSVSFRRYSRSLHARIEQWNHNFSFDAHDPCVFHSPDVTGLLEHYKDPGSCMFFEPLLSTPLQRTFPFSLQHICRTVICHSTTYDGVDALPIPSALKLYLKEYHYKSKVRVLRIDGPERQI, encoded by the coding sequence ATGGCGGAGCCCGCCGACGGGCtccccgcggcggcggcggcggacgcGAGGCCCAAGACCCCCCGCAGCCGGAGCGCCGACCGGAAGGACGGCTACGTGTGGAGCGGCAAGAAGCTGTCGTGGTCCCGCAGGGGGGAGGCCCgcccggaggcggcggcggcgggggcgtccGGGGCCCGGGAGGGGAAGCCCGCCGAGCCGGACGGCCCCCGGCTCCCGGGCCGCTCCCTGAAGCAGAAGCTGCAGGACGCCGTGGGCCAGTGCTTTCCCCTCCGGCCCTGCGGCGGTCGCCACGCGTCCCTGGCGCTGCCGGCCAAGAGGAAGATCCACATCAGCGAGCTCCTGCTGGACCAGTGCCCCTTCCCGCCCCGCTCCGACCTGGCCTTCCGCTGGCACCTCATCAAACGCCACACGGCGCCGCCCAGCCCCCGGCCGGACCCCGGCCCGGGCGCCGGGGCGGCGGGCtcggacgacgaggaggaggaggaggaggaggacgaggaggacgaggacgaggaggcgGCGGGGACGCCCCCGGCCTCCCGCCCGCGCGGCGGGCCGCGGCCGGAGACGCCCCCGCGCTATCACAGCCAGATCGACTACGTCCACTGCCTGGTGCCGGACCTGCTGCGGATCAACAACAACCCCTGCTACTGGGGGGTGATGGACAAGTACGCGGCCGAGGCCCTGCTGGACGGGAAGCCCGAGGGCACCTTCCTGCTGCGCGACTCGGCCCAGGAGGACTACCTCTTCTCGGTCAGCTTCCGCCGCTACAGCCGCTCCCTGCACGCCCGCATCGAGCAGTGGAACCACAACTTCAGCTTCGACGCCCACGACCCGTGCGTCTTCCACTCGCCCGACGTCACGGGCCTCCTGGAGCACTACAAAGACCCCGGCTCCTGTATGTTCTTCGAGCCGCTGCTGTCCACGCCGCTGCAGCggaccttccccttctccctgcagcACATCTGCCGGACGGTCATCTGCCACAGCACCACGTACGACGGCGTGGACGCCCTGCCCATCCCGTCGGCTCTGAAACTCTACCTGAAAGAGTACCATTACAAGTCCAAGGTCCGGGTGCTCCGGATCGACGGGCCGGAGCGCCAGATCTAG